Proteins encoded together in one Lathyrus oleraceus cultivar Zhongwan6 chromosome 5, CAAS_Psat_ZW6_1.0, whole genome shotgun sequence window:
- the LOC127083314 gene encoding uncharacterized protein LOC127083314, with protein MGATHQVNKPHKSRFSSKSSRNIHKTSVKDRLAIVQSSRNVGKGARATRLQRNKMIREQKKAAVLKEKRELSGSKCPPRVIVLFALRDTVDLEPVAVDLLSLLSNDSSAVLSETVASSEYRTRVTVLKAPHGDLQSCLEMAKVADLLIFVASVTARSLCEETDSYFIDSFGKHCLSIFKSLGLPSTAIFVRDLPTELKQRNELKKVCTSSLASEFPEDCKFYPADTKDDLHKFLSLFKEQRLKTPHWRTQRPYLTTNKVDAVYDGNSDKCTLVLSGYLRARNLSVNQLVHVSGAGDFQLGKIEVLKDPFALNSKKKQDLMDSDEMHDQEVIRSLVPDPEIQESLVVENTPDLIAGEQTWPTEAEMAQADEDRKQKKLRKRKLPAGTSEYQAAWIVDESDEEQSDCDNEDDMMLDEVNGLPGQEGNKYVDLDGDGASLRFGDSEDETDNDSVMMEVDNMTTEKIQDELKELKEAHAADEEYPDEVDTPLDVPARKRFAKYRGLKSFRTSSWDPKESLPQDYAKIFEFDNFKRTQKHVHAKALEWEDENREDNIPVGSYARLHIKEVPSIVVSKLRSLAQTTPVTTCGLLKHESKVSVLHFSVKKHETYDAPIKSKEELIFHVGFRQFVGRPTFSSEFINTDKNKMERFLHAGRFSVASIYAPISFPPLPTIVLKTVGDGAAPVVAAVGSLKTVDPDRIILKRLILTGYPQRVSKRKASVRHMFYNPEDVKWFKPVEIYTKRGLRGRIKEPVGTHGAMKCLLNGVLAQSDTVCLNLFKRSYPKWPTRHFPLLD; from the exons ATGGGAGCAACGCATCAAGTCAATAAGCCTCACAAATCGCGTTTCTCTTCAAAGTCTTCTCGCAATATTCACAAAACCTCTGTCAAAG ATAGACTTGCGATTGTACAATCGTCGCGCAATGTTGGCAAAGGGGCTCGTGCAACTCGACTTCAGAGAAATAAAATG ATTCGTGAACAAAAAAAGGCTGCGGTTTTGAAAGAGAAAAGAGAATTGAGTGGATCGAAATGTCCTCCTCGAGTAATT GTTCTTTTTGCCCTTCGTGATACTGTGGATTTAGAACCAGTTGCAGTTGATCTTTTGTCATTGTTATCCAATGATTCTTCTGCGGTGCTGTCAGAGACAGTTGCTTCTTCTGAATATAGGACCAGAGTAACG GTACTAAAAGCACCTCATGGTGACTTACAGTCTTGTCTGGAAATGGCTAAG GTTGCCGATCTACTGATTTTTGTCGCCTCTGTAACTGCAAGGTCTCTGTGTGAAGAAACTGATTCTTACTTTATTGATTCATTTGGAAAGCATTGCCTTTCAATATTTAAATCACTTGGTTTACCAAGTACTGCAATCTTTGTTCGG GATTTGCCAACCGAGCTAAAACAAAGAAATGAACTAAAGAAGGTTTGTACTTCTAGTCTTGCCTCTGAGTTTCCTGAGGACTGTAAATTTTATCCAGCTGATACAAAGGATGATCTTCACAAG TTCCTGTCACTCTTTAAAGAGCAGAGGCTTAAAACTCCTCATTGGAGGACTCAGCGACCCTACCTCACGACTAACAAG GTCGATGCAGTATATGATGGCAATTCTGACAAATGCACCCTTGTTCTCAGTGGTTACCTTCGTGCTCGTAACCTCTCTGTGAATCAACTG GTTCATGTATCAGGTGCAGGAGATTTCCAGCTAGGCAAAATTGAGGTTCTTAAGGATCCCTTTGCTTTGAATTCAAAGAAAAAACAAGACTTGATGGATTCTGATGAAATGCATGACCAGGAG GTCATTCGTTCTCTAGTTCCAGATCCTGAAATTCAAGAATCTTTAGTTGTCGAGAATACTCCTGATCTTATTGCTGGAGAGCAG ACATGGCCAACAGAGGCTGAAATGGCACAGGCTGATGAAGATCGAAAGCAAAAAAAGTTAAGAAAGAGGAAGCTTCCTGCCGGCACTTCAGAATATCAG GCAGCATGGATTGTTGATGAGTCTGATGAAGAGCAGTCGGACTGTGACAATGAGGATGATATGATGTTGGATGAAGTAAATGGGCTTCCGGGGCAAGAGGGAAATAAATATGTAGATCTCGATGGTGATGGAGCTTCACTAAGATTTGGAGATTCTGAGGATGAAACTGACAATGATTCTGTCATGATG GAAGTAGACAACATGACTACAGAGAAGATACAAGATGAACTTAAGGAACTTAAAGAAGCACATGCTGCAGATGAGG AGTATCCTGATGAAGTCGATACACCATTGGATGTTCCGGCTAGGAAGCGGTTTGCAAAATATAGGGGACTCAAGTCCTTCAGGACTTCTTCATGGGATCCTAAA GAGTCTCTACCCCAAGACTATGCCAAAATTTTTGAGTTTGATAATTTTAAAAGAACACAAAAGCATGTTCATGCTAAAGCTTTAGAATGGGAAGATGAAAACAGAGAGGATAATATTCCAGTTGGCTCATATGCTAGGCTGCATATCAAAGAAGTGCCCAGTATTGTTGTCTCAAAGCTACGTTCGCTTGCACAGACAACCCCAGTTACAACATGTGGCCTGTTGAAACATGAGTCAAAAGTATCTGTCCTTCATTTCAG TGTGAAAAAACACGAAACATATGATGCACCCATCAAATCCAAGGAAGAGTTAATATTTCATGTTGGGTTTCGGCAATTTGTTGGCCGACCAACTTTCTCTAGTGAGTTCATAAACACAGACAAGAACAAGATGGAGAGGTTTCTCCACGCCGGACGCTTTTCAGTTGCTTCAATTTATGCACCAATTTCATTTCCTCCTCTTCCTACTATAGTCCTAAAGACAGTTGGAGATGGTGCTGCACCAGTAGTGGCTGCTGTTGGCTCACTGAAAACTGTTGATCCAGATAGGATAATCCTTAAGCGTCTTATTTTGACAGG CTACCCCCAGAGAGTATCAAAACGTAAAGCTTCCGTAAGACATATGTTCTATAATCCAGAGGATGTTAAATGGTTCAAG CCTGTAGAGATATATACCAAACGTGGTCTTCGTGGCCGAATTAAAGAACCAGTTGGTACACACG GAGCAATGAAATGTCTTCTCAATGGGGTGCTTGCACAGAGTGATACTGTATGTTTGAATTTATTCAAACGTTCATACCCAAAGTGGCCAACCCGTCATTTTCCTTTACTAGATTAG